The following coding sequences lie in one Niabella agricola genomic window:
- a CDS encoding hotdog fold thioesterase — translation MIWNKPVDLEQLNHTPEYLGTYLDIRFTEVTDHTLTATMPVTPKVHQPYGILHGGASVALAETVGSYASSLVVDTHQFMVVGMEVNANHLKPVASGMLRAVCSPLHLGNKTHVWDIRIYNEAGQLTCVSRLTVAVIEKRGF, via the coding sequence ATGATCTGGAACAAACCTGTTGACCTGGAACAACTGAACCATACCCCCGAATACCTGGGCACCTACCTGGATATCCGGTTTACGGAAGTAACGGATCATACACTTACAGCCACCATGCCGGTCACACCCAAAGTGCACCAGCCCTATGGCATTCTTCATGGCGGGGCTTCGGTTGCGCTGGCGGAAACAGTGGGTTCTTATGCCAGCAGCCTGGTAGTAGACACCCATCAGTTTATGGTAGTAGGCATGGAAGTAAATGCCAATCACCTGAAACCGGTAGCTTCCGGTATGCTGCGGGCGGTTTGCAGTCCGCTCCACTTGGGTAACAAAACCCATGTGTGGGATATCCGTATTTATAATGAAGCCGGCCAACTTACCTGTGTGAGCCGGCTAACCGTTGCGGTTATTGAAAAACGGGGGTTTTAG